A part of Streptomyces sp. DSM 40750 genomic DNA contains:
- a CDS encoding GNAT family N-acetyltransferase: MTVESYEYESYESYGGRVAVHEQVVDGFGTVRILPLDAKADAEVVHGWVSEARAGFWGMNGLTKEQVREIYEHLDTLDTHHAYLAVRDGEPVGLLQTYEPEADRVSECYEVEPGDIGVHVLLAPAGEGGARPGWSSSVFAAFTSYVLVGLDRRRVVVDPDERNEKAIARFARQGFECGPVVVLPEIDLPDVYLPEKRARLAFLRRETVIGR; the protein is encoded by the coding sequence ATGACCGTTGAGTCGTATGAGTACGAGTCGTATGAGTCGTACGGCGGCCGTGTGGCCGTCCATGAGCAGGTCGTCGACGGGTTCGGGACCGTGCGGATCCTGCCGTTGGACGCGAAGGCCGATGCCGAGGTGGTCCATGGGTGGGTGAGTGAGGCGCGGGCCGGGTTCTGGGGCATGAACGGGCTCACGAAGGAGCAGGTGCGGGAGATCTACGAGCACCTGGACACCCTCGACACCCACCACGCCTACCTCGCGGTGCGCGACGGCGAGCCGGTCGGGCTGCTGCAGACGTACGAGCCGGAGGCCGACCGGGTCAGCGAGTGCTACGAGGTCGAGCCCGGGGACATCGGCGTCCATGTGCTGCTGGCCCCCGCCGGGGAGGGCGGGGCGCGACCGGGGTGGTCGTCGTCGGTGTTCGCGGCCTTCACGTCGTACGTCCTGGTCGGGCTGGACCGGCGGCGGGTCGTCGTCGATCCGGACGAGCGGAACGAGAAGGCGATCGCGCGGTTCGCGCGGCAGGGGTTCGAGTGCGGGCCGGTCGTCGTGCTGCCGGAGATCGATCTGCCGGATGTGTATCTGCCGGAGAAGCGGGCGCGGTTGGCGTTCCTGAGGAGAGAGACGGTGATCGGTCGGTAG
- a CDS encoding TauD/TfdA dioxygenase family protein has translation MTTIDTAGPLDGLDVRPASGYIGADIHGVDLVGPLDDATIAGIRAALLRWKVVFFREQKLDHAGQIAFARRFGEPIRPRSRGSVSPAEYPEIETTADRQELGRKHGMDQAEWLERRRHSTLRGWHADHTARIDPPALTLLRAERVPPYGGDTTWANLATAYAGLSEPVRRFADGLRAEHRLGVGYLARSGPDPYLHHLQDHQVASVHPVVRIHPETGERILYVNPYYVENIVDVTRAESRLLLEMFVEQITRPEYTVRFRWEPGSVALWDNRATVHLAPNDTAHLDFPRIMHRVMVAGAPPVGVDGTPSKSLCGAPLHDPSEQRPVGGE, from the coding sequence ATGACGACCATCGACACGGCGGGACCCCTCGACGGCCTCGACGTACGCCCGGCCTCCGGGTACATCGGCGCCGACATCCACGGCGTCGACCTCGTCGGCCCCCTCGACGACGCGACCATCGCCGGCATCCGCGCGGCCCTGCTCCGCTGGAAGGTCGTGTTCTTCCGGGAGCAGAAGCTGGACCACGCCGGACAGATCGCGTTCGCGCGCCGCTTCGGCGAGCCGATCCGGCCGCGTTCGAGGGGCTCGGTCTCACCCGCCGAGTACCCGGAGATCGAGACGACGGCCGACCGTCAGGAGCTGGGCCGCAAGCACGGCATGGACCAGGCCGAATGGCTGGAACGCCGCCGCCACTCCACGCTCCGCGGCTGGCACGCCGACCACACCGCGCGCATCGACCCGCCCGCCCTGACCCTGCTCCGCGCCGAACGCGTGCCGCCGTACGGCGGCGACACCACCTGGGCCAACCTCGCCACCGCCTACGCGGGCCTGTCCGAGCCGGTACGCCGGTTCGCCGACGGGCTGCGCGCCGAGCACCGCCTCGGTGTCGGCTATCTCGCCCGCTCAGGTCCCGACCCGTACCTCCACCACCTCCAGGACCACCAGGTCGCGTCCGTCCACCCGGTCGTCCGCATCCACCCCGAGACCGGCGAACGGATCCTGTACGTCAACCCGTACTACGTCGAGAACATCGTCGACGTGACCCGGGCCGAGAGCCGGCTGCTCCTTGAGATGTTCGTCGAGCAGATCACGCGCCCCGAGTACACGGTCCGCTTCCGCTGGGAGCCGGGTTCGGTGGCGCTCTGGGACAACCGCGCCACCGTCCACCTCGCCCCCAACGACACCGCCCACCTGGACTTCCCGCGCATCATGCACCGCGTCATGGTCGCCGGGGCCCCACCCGTCGGCGTGGACGGCACCCCGTCGAAGTCGCTCTGCGGCGCGCCGCTGCACGACCCGAGCGAGCAGCGGCCGGTGGGGGGCGAGTAA
- a CDS encoding copper resistance CopC/CopD family protein, which yields MLLGTVLVLFLLGGAGTASAHAALKGSDPADGSVLDSAPRDVTLRFTESVSLLEDSIRVVDPENRAVDTGKPGRAGGRSDTARVTLPTGLDDGTYTIAWRVVSADSHPISGALIFSIGEPSATSAVLPADLTEDPLTASLYDITRYFAYGALALLIGVTFFLAVVLGGPSEVLSKLLLAGWLALLLASAVLLLLRGPYERGSGIGAALDLSVLRETMASRPGLALLARLALLTAAAFLLVRVRRRQEREKQATWERGSLVCGALLSVGLAGTWAAAEHASAGIQVPVAMTSSVLHLLAMAVWLGGLTALLTVLYRAPRSLSTAVVNRFSRLAFASVIVLAVTGVYQSWRGLGSWSAFTSTAYGEVLVAKLGAVLLLLVAAGVSRRWTGRLGAVSGEPAEQAKPAEQAEAAVSTKAAEQTKAAEPTEAAESTEAAESAKAVEQAEVTERSAVAVAVVVAARVPERVGAVTRVADAEDDGDERGAEGDGDERGAEGDRDERGAEEAGADVPAGAADDADASDDAADVPSGGPDDVHPGHQGGEGEDSPADLRRQGLRRSVLAEFTVAVVVLVITTVLTGTLPGRAAAEIAKESASGAAAGAVTSSSMTVPFDVGTPNGHGKVQIDLGPGRVGKNSVQAVVFGPDDGIATVPELRLTFTLRAQKIGPIDAKLTNRGGYWATDTLQLPLPGKWTMKLTVRTTEIDQVTVEKSVRVS from the coding sequence GTGCTGCTGGGCACCGTGCTGGTCCTGTTCCTCCTCGGCGGGGCGGGGACGGCGTCCGCGCACGCCGCTCTCAAAGGGAGTGACCCCGCCGACGGAAGCGTCCTCGACTCCGCTCCCCGGGACGTCACCCTCCGCTTCACCGAGTCGGTAAGCCTCCTGGAGGACTCCATCCGCGTCGTCGACCCGGAGAACCGGGCGGTCGACACCGGCAAGCCGGGGCGCGCGGGCGGCCGTTCCGACACGGCACGTGTCACCCTCCCCACCGGCCTCGACGACGGCACCTACACGATCGCCTGGCGGGTGGTCTCCGCCGACAGCCACCCGATCTCGGGTGCCCTGATCTTCTCGATCGGTGAACCCTCCGCGACCTCCGCGGTTCTCCCCGCCGACCTCACCGAGGACCCCCTCACCGCCTCCCTCTACGACATCACCCGCTACTTCGCGTACGGCGCCCTCGCCCTCCTCATCGGCGTGACCTTCTTCCTGGCGGTCGTGCTCGGCGGCCCGAGCGAGGTGCTGAGCAAGCTGCTCCTGGCGGGCTGGCTGGCGCTGCTGCTCGCCTCGGCGGTTCTGCTGCTGCTCCGTGGACCGTACGAGCGGGGCAGCGGCATCGGGGCCGCCCTCGACCTGTCCGTCCTGCGCGAGACGATGGCGAGCCGGCCGGGACTCGCGCTGCTGGCCCGGCTGGCGCTGCTCACGGCGGCCGCGTTCCTCCTCGTACGAGTACGTCGGCGGCAGGAGCGGGAGAAGCAGGCGACATGGGAGAGGGGCTCGCTCGTCTGCGGGGCCCTGCTCTCCGTCGGCCTCGCCGGTACCTGGGCGGCCGCCGAGCACGCCTCCGCCGGTATCCAGGTGCCGGTCGCGATGACCTCCTCGGTGCTGCACCTGCTCGCCATGGCCGTCTGGCTGGGTGGACTGACCGCCCTGCTCACCGTGCTGTACCGGGCGCCGAGGTCCCTGTCGACCGCCGTGGTCAACCGTTTCTCCCGCCTCGCCTTCGCCTCGGTGATCGTCCTCGCCGTCACCGGCGTCTACCAGTCCTGGCGCGGCCTCGGCTCCTGGTCCGCCTTCACCTCCACGGCATACGGGGAGGTCCTCGTCGCCAAGCTGGGCGCGGTGCTGCTTCTGCTGGTGGCGGCGGGGGTCTCGCGGCGGTGGACCGGGCGGTTGGGGGCGGTTTCGGGGGAGCCCGCCGAGCAGGCGAAGCCCGCCGAGCAGGCCGAGGCCGCCGTGTCGACGAAGGCTGCTGAGCAGACGAAGGCCGCTGAGCCGACAGAGGCCGCTGAGTCGACAGAGGCCGCTGAGTCGGCGAAGGCCGTCGAGCAGGCCGAGGTCACCGAGCGGTCGGCCGTGGCCGTCGCCGTGGTCGTGGCGGCGCGGGTGCCCGAGCGGGTCGGGGCCGTGACGCGGGTCGCCGACGCGGAGGACGACGGGGACGAGAGGGGCGCGGAGGGCGACGGGGACGAGAGGGGCGCGGAGGGCGACAGGGACGAGAGGGGCGCGGAGGAGGCCGGGGCGGACGTACCGGCCGGTGCCGCGGATGACGCCGACGCTTCGGATGACGCCGCCGATGTGCCCTCCGGGGGACCCGACGACGTACACCCTGGTCACCAGGGCGGCGAGGGCGAGGATTCGCCGGCCGATCTGCGGCGTCAGGGGCTGCGGCGTTCCGTGCTCGCGGAGTTCACCGTCGCGGTCGTGGTGCTGGTGATCACCACCGTGCTGACGGGGACCCTGCCCGGCCGGGCGGCGGCGGAGATCGCGAAGGAGAGTGCGAGCGGGGCGGCGGCCGGTGCGGTCACGTCCTCCTCGATGACGGTCCCCTTCGACGTCGGCACCCCGAACGGTCACGGCAAGGTCCAGATCGACCTCGGTCCGGGACGCGTCGGCAAGAACTCCGTGCAGGCCGTGGTCTTCGGCCCCGACGACGGCATCGCGACCGTCCCCGAACTGCGTCTCACCTTCACCCTGCGGGCCCAGAAGATCGGCCCGATCGACGCGAAGCTCACCAACCGCGGCGGCTACTGGGCCACCGACACCCTCCAGCTCCCCCTGCCCGGCAAGTGGACGATGAAGCTCACGGTCCGGACGACGGAGATCGACCAGGTCACGGTCGAGAAGTCGGTGCGGGTGAGCTAG
- a CDS encoding cupin domain-containing protein, translating to MTDTDTDTDTDTGTDTGTGTGTDTEPHAGSPVSLTAEDRPDQPPVTPELEDLYRGFEKALLVPLWTRIGDLMPPHPRSKAQPHRWEWGTLLDLAGRSGDLVPVGRGGERRAIALANPSLGGRPYATPTLWAAIQYLMPGENAPEHRHTQNAFRFVVEGEGVWTVVERDPVPMRRGDFLPQAGLNWHAHHNAADEPMAWIDGLDIPFQYDVEAQFFDFGREELSAEEHQAPGRSRSERLWGHPGLAPVSQLRPRSESDTGTPLLRYPWAATDAALTDQLELERAGHPGTVEPGHALVRYTDPTTGQDVLPTIRAQFHRISSGTQTAPRRETGSSVYQVFDGSGRVTVGDFSWSVQRGDLFVVPSWAPLSIRSEASPSDSDSGALDLFQFGDAPIFTKLNLFRSHVEESHA from the coding sequence ATGACCGACACCGACACCGACACCGACACCGACACCGGCACCGACACCGGCACCGGCACCGGCACCGACACGGAGCCGCACGCCGGCTCCCCCGTCTCCCTCACCGCCGAGGACCGGCCGGACCAGCCGCCCGTCACCCCGGAGCTGGAGGATCTGTACCGGGGATTCGAGAAGGCCCTGCTGGTGCCGCTGTGGACGCGGATCGGCGACCTCATGCCGCCCCACCCCCGGTCGAAGGCCCAGCCGCACCGCTGGGAGTGGGGGACGCTGCTCGACCTGGCGGGCCGGTCCGGTGACCTGGTGCCGGTCGGGCGGGGCGGGGAGCGGCGCGCGATCGCGCTGGCCAACCCGAGTCTGGGCGGCCGGCCGTACGCCACCCCGACGCTCTGGGCCGCCATCCAGTACCTGATGCCCGGCGAGAACGCGCCCGAGCACCGGCACACCCAGAACGCCTTCCGGTTCGTCGTGGAGGGCGAGGGCGTGTGGACGGTCGTGGAGCGCGACCCGGTGCCCATGCGGCGCGGAGACTTCCTGCCGCAGGCCGGCCTCAACTGGCACGCCCACCACAACGCGGCCGACGAGCCGATGGCCTGGATCGACGGCCTCGACATCCCCTTCCAGTACGACGTCGAGGCGCAGTTCTTCGACTTCGGGCGGGAGGAGTTGTCGGCGGAGGAGCACCAGGCGCCCGGCCGTTCCCGCTCCGAGCGGCTGTGGGGCCACCCCGGGCTGGCCCCCGTCTCCCAGCTCAGGCCCCGGTCCGAGTCCGACACGGGTACCCCGCTGCTGCGCTATCCCTGGGCCGCCACCGACGCCGCTCTCACCGACCAGCTGGAGCTGGAACGCGCGGGCCACCCCGGCACCGTCGAGCCCGGCCACGCGCTGGTCCGCTACACCGACCCCACCACCGGCCAGGACGTCCTGCCGACCATCCGCGCGCAGTTCCACCGGATCAGCAGCGGTACGCAGACGGCTCCGCGCCGGGAGACCGGCTCGTCGGTCTACCAGGTGTTCGACGGTTCGGGCCGCGTGACCGTGGGCGACTTCTCCTGGTCGGTCCAGCGCGGTGACCTCTTCGTCGTCCCCTCCTGGGCACCCCTCTCGATCCGCTCCGAGGCGTCCCCGTCCGACTCCGACTCCGGCGCGCTCGACCTGTTCCAGTTCGGCGACGCGCCGATCTTCACGAAGCTCAACCTGTTCCGCAGCCACGTAGAGGAGAGCCACGCGTGA
- a CDS encoding IclR family transcriptional regulator, whose amino-acid sequence MAKPMKNPPTYGVTSVDHALQLAVILQVEGPLTVSEAAERLGVARSTAHRLLSTLVYRDFAVQNEDDRTYRAGPVLEIADRAQSDVTALRAAALGPLRTLVDTLDETANLTIRTGRTVRFIASVECSRALRVGNREGMVFPAHQVTGGLIALAALTDDELTALYAPAPADPAEERPDLPRLRAELRAVRQTGVALNVERSERGLVAVGRAVTDADGRTVAAVSVSMPSVRHSPDRLKEVVTALTTAAEAISAALSEAH is encoded by the coding sequence GTGGCCAAGCCCATGAAGAACCCGCCCACGTACGGCGTCACCAGCGTGGACCACGCGCTCCAGCTCGCGGTGATTCTGCAGGTGGAGGGCCCGCTCACGGTGTCCGAGGCGGCCGAGCGGCTCGGGGTGGCCCGGTCGACCGCGCACCGACTGCTGTCGACGCTCGTGTACCGGGACTTCGCCGTGCAGAACGAGGACGACCGCACCTACCGCGCGGGGCCCGTCCTGGAGATCGCCGACCGGGCGCAGTCGGACGTCACGGCCCTCCGGGCCGCCGCGCTGGGCCCGCTGCGCACCCTCGTCGACACCCTCGACGAGACCGCGAACCTCACCATCCGCACCGGCCGGACCGTACGGTTCATCGCCTCGGTCGAGTGCTCACGGGCGCTGCGGGTCGGCAACAGGGAGGGCATGGTCTTCCCCGCCCACCAGGTGACCGGCGGCCTCATCGCCCTGGCCGCCCTGACGGACGACGAGCTCACCGCGCTCTACGCCCCGGCCCCGGCCGACCCCGCCGAGGAACGCCCCGATCTGCCGAGACTCCGCGCCGAGCTCCGCGCGGTACGGCAGACCGGCGTGGCCCTCAACGTCGAGCGTTCCGAACGCGGCCTCGTCGCCGTGGGTCGGGCAGTCACCGACGCCGACGGCCGCACCGTCGCCGCCGTCTCGGTCTCCATGCCGAGCGTCCGCCACTCACCCGACCGGCTGAAGGAGGTCGTCACGGCCCTGACCACGGCGGCGGAGGCCATCTCGGCCGCCCTCTCCGAAGCTCACTGA
- a CDS encoding cupin domain-containing protein produces the protein MTPEDLIAHYELEPIPREGGRFRQTWAGPGRGDGRPEGTAIVALLTTEPGDCSALHRLPGDEIWHFYLGDPLRMLLLAPDGSSRVIVLGPDVLDGQYVQYVVPAGTWMGAWVPGGGGVGWTLFGCTMAPGFTFEGYEHGDAVELARLYPDRAALIGELGRA, from the coding sequence GTGACTCCTGAAGACCTCATAGCGCACTACGAGTTGGAGCCCATTCCGCGCGAGGGCGGGCGTTTCCGCCAGACGTGGGCGGGGCCCGGGCGGGGTGACGGGCGGCCGGAGGGGACCGCGATCGTGGCCCTGCTCACCACCGAGCCGGGCGACTGCTCCGCGCTGCACCGGCTGCCCGGCGACGAGATCTGGCACTTCTACCTCGGCGACCCGCTCCGGATGCTGCTCCTCGCCCCGGACGGGTCCTCGCGCGTCATCGTCCTCGGACCGGATGTGCTCGACGGGCAGTACGTGCAGTACGTCGTGCCCGCCGGGACCTGGATGGGCGCGTGGGTGCCGGGTGGTGGTGGCGTGGGCTGGACGTTGTTCGGGTGCACGATGGCGCCGGGGTTCACCTTCGAGGGGTACGAGCACGGGGACGCCGTCGAGTTGGCGCGGCTGTACCCGGACCGGGCCGCCCTGATAGGGGAGCTGGGGCGGGCATAG
- a CDS encoding pyridoxamine 5'-phosphate oxidase family protein produces the protein MSDPVASGEPAPPDAAVRDRLATERNAWLCTVRPDGSAHVTPVWFVFLRGCWWIGADGGSVKVRNVEEFARVSVALEDGRFPVVAEGTAVVRRGPSPFPADVTEAFAAKYGWDVTAPHGPGETRVLLEVPVTRWLLAGTAQ, from the coding sequence ATGAGTGATCCCGTCGCCTCGGGCGAGCCGGCGCCGCCCGACGCCGCCGTGCGCGACCGGCTGGCCACGGAGAGGAACGCCTGGCTCTGCACCGTGCGGCCGGACGGGTCCGCGCATGTGACGCCGGTGTGGTTCGTGTTCCTGCGGGGTTGTTGGTGGATCGGCGCGGACGGGGGCTCGGTCAAGGTCCGGAACGTCGAGGAGTTCGCGCGGGTGTCCGTGGCCCTTGAGGACGGCCGGTTCCCGGTCGTGGCGGAGGGGACGGCGGTGGTGCGGCGCGGCCCGTCCCCCTTCCCGGCGGACGTCACGGAGGCCTTCGCCGCGAAGTACGGCTGGGACGTCACCGCTCCCCACGGGCCGGGCGAGACCCGCGTCCTGCTCGAAGTCCCCGTAACGCGCTGGCTGCTGGCCGGTACGGCTCAGTGA
- a CDS encoding NAD(P)-dependent oxidoreductase, whose product MTDKLTVSVLGTGIMGAAMARSLVRAGHAVQAWNRTREKAEPLAADGARIAESPAEAVRGADVVLTMLYDGAAVLDVMGEAAPGLSPGAAWVQSTTAGVEAVAELAALAHEHGLVFFDAPVLGTRQPAEAGQLTVLAAGPVEGRGTVMPVFDAVGARTVWTGEDGAAGTATRLKLVTNSWVLAATNAAGEVLALSKALDVDPHSFFEIIEGGPLDMGYLRAKSALVLDGRLSPASFAVATAAKDARLIVEAGQRHGVRLDVAAAGADRFARAAAQGHADEDMAAAYFASFDEVVDVEGAHE is encoded by the coding sequence ATGACCGACAAGCTCACCGTAAGTGTCCTGGGTACCGGCATCATGGGTGCCGCGATGGCCCGCAGCCTCGTCCGCGCCGGTCACGCCGTACAGGCGTGGAACCGTACCCGGGAGAAGGCGGAGCCGCTCGCCGCGGACGGTGCGCGGATCGCCGAGAGCCCGGCCGAGGCCGTACGGGGTGCGGATGTCGTACTCACCATGCTGTACGACGGGGCCGCCGTCCTGGATGTGATGGGTGAGGCGGCGCCCGGGCTGAGCCCCGGCGCGGCCTGGGTCCAGTCCACCACCGCCGGTGTCGAGGCCGTCGCCGAACTGGCCGCGCTGGCCCATGAGCACGGGCTGGTGTTCTTCGACGCGCCCGTCCTCGGCACCCGCCAGCCCGCGGAGGCCGGACAGCTGACGGTGCTGGCCGCGGGGCCGGTCGAGGGGCGCGGGACGGTGATGCCCGTCTTCGACGCCGTCGGCGCCCGTACGGTCTGGACCGGCGAGGACGGCGCGGCGGGCACCGCCACCCGGCTCAAGCTCGTGACCAACAGCTGGGTGCTGGCCGCCACCAACGCGGCCGGTGAGGTCCTCGCCCTGTCCAAGGCCCTCGACGTCGACCCCCACTCCTTCTTCGAGATCATCGAGGGCGGGCCGCTCGACATGGGCTATCTGCGCGCCAAGTCCGCCCTCGTCCTCGACGGCCGGCTCTCCCCGGCCTCCTTCGCCGTGGCCACCGCCGCCAAGGACGCCCGCCTGATCGTCGAGGCCGGGCAGCGGCACGGCGTACGCCTCGACGTGGCCGCCGCCGGCGCCGACCGCTTCGCCCGCGCCGCCGCCCAGGGCCACGCCGACGAGGACATGGCCGCCGCGTACTTCGCCAGCTTCGACGAGGTCGTCGACGTCGAGGGCGCGCATGAGTGA
- a CDS encoding DUF72 domain-containing protein — protein sequence MGDVLVGTCSWTDRALLANGWYPRGCRDAEPRLRYYAEHFPVVEVDSSYYALPSRRNSLLWAERTPPGFRFDVKAFSLLTGHPTRPTALPEDLREGLRENRRDKNPELPDRVWERFAHAVEPLRTAGRLGAVLFQFPPWFAPGQPGQQAERTLEECAERTAGWPVSVEFRHPGWWRGEQADRTTALLARLGLIAVGVDMARDLDSSLPPLAPVTSPELAVVRFHGRSPAWGTGSKEDRFRYAYSEPELAEWAPRLRAAAEQVDELHVLFNNCCADAAVRAAETMRRVLDAT from the coding sequence ATGGGTGACGTACTCGTCGGAACCTGCTCGTGGACGGACCGCGCGCTGCTGGCCAACGGCTGGTACCCGCGCGGCTGTCGCGACGCCGAACCCCGGCTCCGTTACTACGCCGAGCACTTCCCGGTCGTCGAGGTGGACTCCAGCTACTACGCCCTGCCCAGCCGCCGCAACAGCCTCCTCTGGGCCGAGCGGACACCCCCCGGATTCCGCTTCGACGTCAAGGCGTTCTCCCTGCTCACCGGCCACCCGACCCGCCCGACGGCCCTGCCCGAGGACCTGCGGGAGGGGCTACGGGAGAACCGGCGCGACAAGAACCCCGAGTTACCGGACCGGGTGTGGGAACGGTTCGCCCACGCCGTCGAGCCCTTGCGGACGGCCGGCCGACTGGGCGCGGTCCTCTTCCAGTTCCCGCCGTGGTTCGCGCCGGGACAGCCGGGACAGCAGGCGGAGCGGACACTGGAGGAGTGCGCGGAGCGTACGGCCGGCTGGCCCGTCTCGGTCGAGTTCCGGCACCCCGGGTGGTGGCGGGGCGAACAGGCCGACCGGACGACGGCGTTGCTGGCCCGGCTCGGTCTGATCGCCGTAGGTGTCGACATGGCGCGGGACCTGGACTCCTCCCTGCCTCCCCTGGCCCCGGTCACCTCCCCCGAGCTGGCCGTCGTACGGTTCCACGGGCGCAGCCCCGCCTGGGGCACCGGCAGCAAGGAGGACCGATTCCGGTACGCCTACTCCGAGCCCGAACTCGCCGAGTGGGCACCCCGATTGAGGGCGGCCGCCGAACAGGTCGACGAACTGCACGTCCTCTTCAACAACTGCTGCGCCGACGCGGCCGTACGAGCGGCGGAGACGATGCGCCGGGTGCTCGACGCGACGTGA